The following are from one region of the Sandaracinus amylolyticus genome:
- the typA gene encoding translational GTPase TypA, which yields MSSSALSHLRNVCIIAHVDHGKTTLVDSMLKQTGVFRSGQEVADRVLDSNDLERERGITILAKQCSVRFPDPGAPGRPGGEIKINIVDTPGHADFGGEVERTLSMADGAILLVDAAEGPLPQTRFVLGKALSLGMTIIVVINKIDRPDARPDEVLNEVFDLFVDLEASDEQADFPVLYAIGKQGMAKRSLEEEGKDLMPLFETIIERVRPPKGDPSAPLRMLVHDTQHDDYVGRLAIGKVVDGSIGDNMPVARIAEHDKQVRAKITKVYNFEGMVRTPCGSVSAGDIVALAGMDEVQIGDTITDPEKPAAAFPRIRVEEPTLKVTFLVNTSPFAGKSGKWVTSRHLRERLEKEARKNLAMRFEPTDQPDVFTVLGRGELMIAVLLETMRREGYEMAVGMPEVVVKEEAGQKLEPVERVVVDVPENFVGVVTTNLGQRRGQMVKMTNLGFGRARIEFRVPSRGLIGFRSQFLTETRGTGLLNTLFDGWEPYAGPMLRRPSGAMVSDRTGECTAYALDHLQPRGVLFVKPGDEVYEGMVCGEHNRENDLDVNVVREKKLSNVRSKNKDDNVVLSPPRVITLELGLEFVDRDELMEVTPDAIRLRKKVLEIARRPRRDAE from the coding sequence ATGTCCAGCTCCGCGCTCTCTCATCTGCGCAACGTCTGCATCATCGCGCACGTCGACCACGGGAAGACGACTCTCGTGGACTCGATGCTCAAGCAGACGGGCGTGTTCCGCAGTGGTCAGGAGGTCGCGGATCGCGTCCTCGACTCGAACGATCTCGAGCGCGAGCGAGGCATCACGATCCTCGCGAAGCAGTGCTCGGTCCGCTTCCCGGACCCCGGTGCTCCTGGGAGGCCGGGCGGCGAGATCAAGATCAACATCGTCGACACGCCCGGGCACGCCGACTTCGGCGGCGAGGTCGAGCGCACGCTCTCGATGGCCGACGGCGCGATCCTCCTCGTCGACGCGGCCGAGGGCCCGCTGCCGCAGACGCGCTTCGTGCTCGGCAAGGCGCTCTCGCTCGGCATGACGATCATCGTCGTCATCAACAAGATCGATCGCCCCGACGCGCGCCCCGACGAGGTGCTCAACGAGGTCTTCGATCTCTTCGTCGACCTCGAGGCGTCGGACGAGCAGGCGGACTTCCCGGTCCTCTACGCCATCGGCAAGCAGGGCATGGCGAAGCGCTCGCTCGAGGAAGAGGGCAAGGATCTGATGCCCCTCTTCGAGACGATCATCGAGCGCGTGCGTCCGCCCAAGGGCGACCCGAGCGCGCCGCTGCGCATGCTCGTGCACGACACGCAGCACGACGACTACGTCGGTCGTCTCGCGATCGGCAAGGTCGTCGACGGATCGATCGGCGACAACATGCCGGTCGCGCGCATCGCCGAGCACGACAAGCAGGTCCGCGCGAAGATCACGAAGGTCTACAACTTCGAGGGCATGGTCCGCACGCCCTGCGGCTCCGTGTCGGCGGGCGACATCGTCGCGCTCGCGGGCATGGACGAGGTGCAGATCGGCGACACGATCACCGATCCCGAGAAGCCCGCCGCCGCGTTCCCGCGCATCCGCGTCGAGGAGCCGACCCTCAAGGTCACGTTCCTCGTCAACACGTCGCCCTTCGCCGGCAAGAGCGGCAAGTGGGTCACGTCGCGGCACCTGCGCGAGCGCCTCGAGAAGGAAGCGAGGAAGAACCTCGCGATGCGCTTCGAGCCGACCGACCAGCCCGACGTGTTCACGGTGCTCGGGCGCGGCGAGCTGATGATCGCGGTGCTCCTCGAGACGATGCGCCGCGAGGGCTACGAGATGGCCGTCGGCATGCCCGAGGTCGTCGTGAAGGAAGAGGCCGGGCAGAAGCTCGAGCCGGTCGAGCGCGTCGTCGTCGACGTGCCCGAGAACTTCGTCGGCGTCGTCACCACGAACCTCGGCCAGCGCCGCGGTCAGATGGTGAAGATGACGAACCTCGGCTTCGGCCGCGCGCGCATCGAGTTCCGCGTGCCGAGCCGCGGGCTCATCGGGTTCCGCTCGCAGTTCCTCACCGAGACGCGCGGCACCGGCCTGCTCAACACGCTCTTCGACGGCTGGGAGCCCTACGCCGGCCCGATGCTGCGCCGTCCGAGCGGCGCGATGGTCAGCGATCGCACCGGCGAGTGCACGGCGTACGCGCTCGATCACCTCCAGCCGCGCGGCGTGCTCTTCGTGAAGCCGGGCGACGAGGTGTACGAGGGCATGGTCTGCGGCGAGCACAACCGCGAGAACGACCTCGACGTGAACGTCGTGCGCGAGAAGAAGCTCTCGAACGTGCGCAGCAAGAACAAGGACGACAACGTCGTCCTCTCGCCGCCGCGCGTGATCACGCTCGAGCTCGGCCTCGAGTTCGTCGATCGCGACGAGCTGATGGAGGTCACGCCCGACGCGATCCGCCTCCGCAAGAAGGTGCTCGAGATCGCGCGTCGCCCCCGTCGCGACGCGGAGTGA
- a CDS encoding polyhydroxyalkanoic acid system family protein — protein sequence MKHTIDTGLDQQLSKKAIEKAMDAYKTRFADYSPRFDWTGDDRGEFSFNAKGVKLNGNIVVRDRKVDVDMHVPLLFRVFQGKAMEVIEEQVKLWVEKAKRGELT from the coding sequence ATGAAGCACACGATCGACACCGGGCTCGACCAGCAGCTGTCGAAGAAGGCGATCGAAAAGGCGATGGACGCGTACAAGACGCGCTTCGCCGACTACTCGCCGCGCTTCGACTGGACCGGCGACGATCGCGGCGAGTTCTCGTTCAACGCCAAGGGCGTGAAGCTCAACGGGAACATCGTCGTGCGCGATCGGAAGGTCGACGTCGACATGCACGTGCCGCTGCTCTTCCGCGTCTTCCAGGGCAAGGCGATGGAAGTGATCGAAGAGCAGGTGAAGCTCTGGGTCGAGAAGGCCAAGCGCGGCGAGCTCACCTGA
- a CDS encoding GNAT family N-acetyltransferase produces MSTKTELRVTTWSLEMRSAPRTPARAAPEGLELRAIERPPLHFYRYLYESVGAPWLWVDRRRMDDATLAAIVHDPRVEIAVAYERGVPAGYYELDRRVPREVELAYFGLVPEAIGRGIGPWLLDAAIRRAWDARDVERVWVHTCSLDHPSARATYERAGFSVYDVKEATQPDPRPLPMPIR; encoded by the coding sequence GTGTCGACGAAGACCGAGCTGCGCGTGACGACCTGGTCGCTCGAGATGCGCAGCGCGCCGCGCACGCCCGCGCGTGCTGCGCCGGAGGGGCTCGAGCTGCGCGCGATCGAGCGCCCGCCGCTGCACTTCTATCGATATCTCTACGAGAGCGTGGGCGCGCCGTGGCTCTGGGTCGATCGACGGCGCATGGACGACGCGACGCTCGCCGCGATCGTGCACGACCCGCGGGTCGAGATCGCGGTCGCGTACGAGCGAGGCGTGCCCGCGGGCTACTACGAGCTCGATCGCCGCGTGCCGCGCGAGGTCGAGCTCGCGTACTTCGGGCTCGTGCCCGAGGCGATCGGGCGCGGCATCGGGCCCTGGCTGCTCGACGCGGCGATTCGTCGCGCGTGGGACGCGCGGGACGTCGAGCGCGTGTGGGTGCACACGTGCTCGCTCGACCATCCCTCGGCGCGTGCGACCTACGAGCGCGCGGGCTTCAGCGTCTACGACGTGAAGGAAGCGACGCAGCCCGACCCGCGCCCGCTGCCGATGCCGATCAGGTGA
- a CDS encoding AI-2E family transporter: MATSTTDAARPSALSPARANTLRAIALALTIGSVIVLSPYVPWLVLAGWTAALATPWVDRLAPRRDRRRTAAAMVTLAILAMVAGPAIATGAALWADARSMIRDALATGTGRAALELVIAEQQTPSDAIRVLSSPEALVAWLRSTGPEGWSMATDVVGAAGEIALGLVVFLAGTYVGLVEGRRAFAWAVAHVPLERRDVRRLADAFVETGRGLLVGLGLTGLVQAVLAGGAYAAIGVQRALVLGFLTFFASFIPTIGTGLVWGPVVIGLWITGRRGEALAMLAWNGLVVSTIDNLLRPVLARVGKVDMHVLLLLVSMVGGLVALGPWGILLGPLVVRLLIEALRIVVPSAPP, encoded by the coding sequence GTGGCCACGAGCACCACCGATGCTGCTCGCCCCTCGGCGCTCTCGCCTGCGCGCGCGAACACGCTCCGCGCGATCGCGCTCGCGCTGACGATCGGGAGCGTGATCGTGCTCTCGCCGTACGTGCCCTGGCTCGTGCTCGCGGGGTGGACCGCCGCGCTCGCGACGCCGTGGGTCGATCGCCTCGCGCCCCGTCGTGATCGTCGCCGCACCGCTGCGGCGATGGTCACGCTCGCGATCCTCGCGATGGTGGCGGGCCCTGCGATCGCGACCGGCGCGGCGCTCTGGGCCGATGCGCGCAGCATGATCCGCGATGCGCTCGCGACCGGCACCGGCCGCGCTGCGCTCGAGCTCGTCATCGCCGAGCAGCAGACGCCGAGCGACGCGATCCGCGTGCTCTCGAGCCCCGAGGCGCTCGTCGCGTGGCTGCGCAGCACGGGGCCCGAAGGTTGGTCGATGGCGACCGACGTCGTCGGCGCGGCGGGCGAGATCGCGCTCGGCCTCGTGGTGTTCCTCGCGGGCACCTACGTCGGGCTGGTCGAGGGACGGCGCGCGTTCGCGTGGGCGGTCGCGCACGTGCCGCTCGAGCGTCGCGACGTGCGGCGTCTCGCGGATGCGTTCGTCGAGACCGGGCGCGGTCTGCTCGTGGGTCTCGGGCTCACCGGGCTGGTGCAGGCGGTGCTCGCGGGCGGCGCGTACGCCGCGATCGGCGTGCAGCGCGCGCTGGTGCTCGGGTTCCTCACGTTCTTCGCGTCGTTCATCCCGACGATCGGCACCGGGCTCGTGTGGGGCCCGGTCGTGATCGGCCTCTGGATCACCGGACGACGTGGCGAGGCGCTCGCGATGCTCGCGTGGAACGGGCTCGTGGTGTCGACGATCGACAACCTGCTGCGCCCCGTGCTCGCGCGCGTCGGCAAGGTCGACATGCACGTGCTGCTCTTGCTGGTGTCGATGGTCGGCGGGCTCGTCGCGCTCGGGCCGTGGGGGATCCTGCTCGGGCCGCTCGTGGTGCGCCTGCTGATCGAAGCGTTGCGCATCGTGGTGCCGAGCGCGCCGCCGTGA
- a CDS encoding SDR family oxidoreductase, whose product MKSVFRDDVLETKVAFVTGGGSGICKGIARAYLAHGARVAIVGRKADRLEEAARELAHETGGECIACPADVRNPQEVEGAIEKTLDRFGTLDVVVNGAAGNFLAPAAQLSYNAFRTVVEIDTLGTWNVSKAAFQRHLRDHGGHIVNITATLHYAATPMQAHASAAKAGVDAITRSLALKWGQLGIQVNGIAPGPIAETEGLSRLAPPGYVEKLVQTIPLRRLGRIDDVASCAVWLVSGAASYVHGETIVVDGGAWLPGMGGMMSF is encoded by the coding sequence ATGAAGAGCGTCTTCCGCGACGACGTGCTCGAGACGAAGGTCGCATTCGTGACCGGCGGCGGCTCCGGCATCTGCAAGGGGATCGCGCGCGCGTACCTCGCGCACGGGGCGCGCGTGGCGATCGTCGGACGCAAGGCGGATCGCCTCGAGGAGGCCGCGCGCGAGCTCGCGCACGAGACCGGCGGCGAGTGCATCGCGTGTCCGGCGGACGTGCGCAATCCGCAGGAGGTCGAGGGCGCGATCGAGAAGACGCTCGACCGCTTCGGCACGCTCGACGTCGTGGTGAACGGCGCAGCGGGGAACTTCCTCGCGCCCGCCGCACAGCTCTCCTACAACGCGTTCCGCACCGTCGTGGAGATCGACACGCTGGGCACCTGGAACGTGAGCAAGGCGGCGTTCCAGCGGCACCTGCGCGATCACGGCGGGCACATCGTGAACATCACGGCGACGCTGCACTACGCGGCGACGCCGATGCAGGCGCACGCGTCGGCCGCGAAGGCGGGCGTGGACGCGATCACGCGCTCGCTCGCGCTCAAGTGGGGACAGCTCGGGATCCAGGTGAACGGGATCGCACCCGGGCCGATCGCGGAGACGGAAGGGCTCTCGCGGCTGGCGCCGCCGGGCTACGTCGAGAAGCTCGTGCAGACGATCCCGCTGCGTCGGCTCGGGCGCATCGACGACGTCGCGAGCTGCGCGGTGTGGCTGGTATCGGGCGCCGCGTCGTACGTGCACGGCGAGACGATCGTGGTGGACGGAGGCGCGTGGCTGCCCGGAATGGGCGGGATGATGAGCTTCTAG
- a CDS encoding ATP-binding protein: MGETDREALILNVNDNLAARYMVTRMLRGAGYRVAEAATGQRAIELARGLPQPDVIVLDVKLPDTDGFEVCRQLKSCSETASIKVLHTSAAFVTPDKKVLGLEVGADGYLTQPFEPQELIATVRSLLRLRSAELELRARAERLIEADRRKDEFLAMLGHELRNPLAAISSALPLLAMQPARDPLEERARAVIDRQTKQLARLVGDLLEVARVTRGAIELRRERLDLRAWIATLAASMSDTLPNASTRRVELSLGEDPVYVEGDAARIEQIFTNLLDNAIRHTRVGGRIEIALRTLTDVEAHPRGVAELVLRDDGDGIAPEVLPKLFATFYQAAPGIARSAGGLGLGLSLVKRLIELHGGSVAARSDGLGRGSEFAVRFPLARAEGASEGSSGERSAGGVVLLSTDERTGETLRDLIGLWGHAATFVRDVPAAIDAIALAGADLVLIDVAGMTGVREVVRRLRAATSAAPSGEARIAAIADHSARRRVEDAGFDVMLDTPVDASSLREVLDTTLRARGQRRSA; encoded by the coding sequence ATGGGCGAGACCGACCGAGAAGCGCTGATCCTGAACGTCAACGACAACCTCGCTGCGCGTTACATGGTGACGCGGATGCTGAGGGGCGCGGGGTACCGCGTGGCGGAGGCGGCGACGGGACAGCGCGCGATCGAGCTCGCGCGCGGGCTACCACAGCCCGACGTGATCGTGCTCGACGTGAAGCTGCCGGACACCGACGGGTTCGAGGTGTGCCGGCAGCTCAAGTCGTGCTCGGAGACCGCGAGCATCAAGGTGCTCCACACGTCCGCGGCGTTCGTCACGCCCGACAAGAAGGTGCTCGGCCTCGAGGTCGGCGCCGACGGGTACCTCACCCAGCCCTTCGAGCCGCAGGAGCTGATCGCGACGGTGCGCTCGCTGCTGCGCCTGCGCTCGGCCGAGCTCGAGCTGCGCGCGCGCGCCGAGCGTCTCATCGAAGCGGATCGACGCAAGGACGAGTTCCTCGCGATGCTCGGGCACGAGCTGCGCAATCCGCTCGCCGCGATCTCGAGCGCGCTCCCGCTTCTCGCGATGCAGCCGGCGCGCGACCCGCTCGAGGAGCGCGCGCGCGCGGTGATCGATCGCCAGACCAAGCAGCTCGCGCGGCTGGTCGGTGATCTGCTCGAGGTCGCGCGCGTCACCCGCGGCGCGATCGAGCTGCGCCGCGAGCGCCTCGATCTGCGCGCGTGGATCGCGACCCTCGCGGCGTCGATGAGCGACACGCTGCCGAACGCGAGCACCCGACGCGTCGAGCTCTCGCTCGGCGAAGATCCGGTCTACGTCGAGGGCGATGCCGCGCGCATCGAGCAGATCTTCACGAACCTCCTCGACAACGCGATCCGCCACACGCGCGTGGGCGGGCGCATCGAGATCGCGCTGCGCACGCTGACGGATGTGGAAGCGCATCCGCGCGGCGTCGCGGAGCTCGTGCTGCGCGACGACGGCGACGGCATCGCGCCCGAGGTGCTGCCGAAGCTCTTCGCGACGTTCTACCAAGCGGCGCCGGGCATCGCGCGCTCCGCAGGCGGGCTCGGCCTCGGGCTCTCGCTGGTGAAGCGCCTGATCGAGCTGCACGGCGGGTCGGTCGCCGCGCGCAGCGATGGCCTCGGGCGCGGCAGCGAGTTCGCGGTGCGCTTCCCGCTCGCGCGCGCGGAAGGCGCGAGCGAGGGCAGCTCGGGCGAGCGCTCGGCAGGTGGCGTGGTGCTGCTCTCGACCGACGAGCGCACGGGCGAGACGCTGCGCGATCTGATCGGTCTGTGGGGGCACGCCGCGACGTTCGTGCGCGATGTGCCCGCGGCGATCGACGCGATCGCGCTCGCGGGCGCGGACCTCGTGCTGATCGACGTCGCGGGCATGACCGGCGTGCGCGAGGTGGTGCGCCGGCTGCGGGCCGCGACGAGCGCCGCACCGAGCGGCGAGGCGCGCATCGCCGCGATCGCCGACCACTCCGCGCGCCGGCGTGTCGAGGATGCGGGGTTCGACGTGATGCTCGACACGCCGGTCGACGCGTCGAGCCTCCGCGAGGTCCTCGACACCACGCTGCGCGCGCGCGGGCAGCGCCGGAGCGCGTAG
- a CDS encoding ATP-binding protein: MSSPLVSRLVERHSRELALACDASAVITWRDDRALRVLGVRLGQRLTELACPGAEEKLGIFCERAAREPLEGWELCVLAGDRPVTLVCASAPEPDGTGFAVLASVLPEDLVAVSGSTSGALREVDALNRELARQGRELLRVNHELSESNRGIVQLHDELAQRAEEAATSAEVKSRLVANVSHEFRTPIHSILGLSQLLLDETDGPLSEEQRTQVRFVRSAAEELALLVNDMLDLARLESGIASVRASKFAIADLFETLRGMLRPLVPEGDRVQLSIDAPRDEVLLETDRGKVAQILRNLITNGLKYTERGDVRVAVAASSNEVRVSVIDTGMGIAPADLPRVFEEFYRAPAALHLRGTGLGLPLSRKLAELLGGAIEVESELGKGSRFTLVIPRVHPEVRTVEEIRERGRQRDPSRQPVLVVEDDRKTIFVYERYLSLAGYQVIPARSIADARALLAEVNPAAIVLDIMLEGETSWEFLSEVKSSPATRDIPVLVVTVMNREQKARALGADEFWLKPLDQDRLLRRLEQIPKRAGQAKVLVIDDDERARYVVRRLLDGTSFQLIEAATGHDGVRLAHDQQPQVIILDFLLEETPSAGRMTAFDVIDALKSDPRTRPIPVVILSSHALGDAERQRLAQTTESILSKENLSRELAIQRIRDALHKAGIHPVSNPGHGG, translated from the coding sequence GTGAGCTCGCCGCTCGTCTCTCGACTGGTCGAACGGCACAGCCGGGAGCTCGCGCTCGCGTGCGATGCGTCGGCCGTGATCACGTGGCGTGACGACCGCGCGCTGCGCGTCCTCGGCGTGCGGCTGGGTCAACGGCTCACCGAGCTCGCGTGCCCCGGCGCCGAGGAGAAGCTCGGGATCTTCTGCGAGCGCGCTGCGCGCGAGCCTCTCGAGGGATGGGAGCTCTGCGTGCTCGCGGGCGATCGCCCGGTGACGCTCGTCTGCGCGAGCGCGCCGGAGCCCGATGGCACCGGCTTCGCGGTCCTCGCGAGCGTGTTGCCCGAGGACCTCGTCGCAGTGTCGGGCTCGACGTCGGGCGCGCTGCGCGAGGTCGACGCGCTGAACCGCGAGCTCGCGCGACAGGGCCGCGAGCTGCTCCGCGTCAACCACGAGCTCTCGGAGTCGAACCGCGGGATCGTCCAGCTCCACGACGAGCTCGCGCAGCGCGCCGAAGAAGCGGCGACCAGCGCCGAGGTGAAGTCGCGCCTCGTCGCGAACGTGAGCCACGAGTTCCGCACGCCGATCCACTCGATCCTCGGGCTCTCGCAGCTCCTGCTCGACGAGACGGACGGACCGCTCTCCGAGGAGCAGCGCACGCAGGTGCGCTTCGTGCGCTCGGCCGCGGAGGAGCTCGCGCTGCTCGTGAACGACATGCTCGATCTCGCGCGCCTCGAGTCGGGCATCGCGAGCGTGCGCGCGTCGAAGTTCGCGATCGCCGATCTCTTCGAGACGCTGCGCGGCATGCTGCGCCCGCTGGTCCCCGAGGGTGATCGCGTGCAGCTCTCGATCGACGCGCCGCGCGACGAGGTCCTGCTGGAGACCGATCGCGGCAAGGTCGCGCAGATCCTCCGGAACCTCATCACCAACGGCCTCAAGTACACCGAGCGGGGCGACGTGCGTGTCGCCGTCGCGGCATCGTCCAACGAGGTGCGCGTCTCGGTGATCGACACCGGCATGGGCATCGCGCCCGCCGATCTGCCGCGCGTGTTCGAGGAGTTCTATCGCGCGCCCGCCGCGCTCCACCTGCGCGGCACCGGCCTCGGCCTGCCGCTCTCGCGCAAGCTCGCGGAGCTGCTGGGCGGCGCGATCGAGGTCGAGAGCGAGCTCGGCAAGGGCTCGCGCTTCACGCTCGTGATCCCGCGCGTGCACCCCGAGGTGCGCACCGTCGAGGAGATCCGCGAGCGTGGTCGCCAGCGCGATCCGTCGCGCCAGCCGGTGCTGGTCGTCGAGGACGACCGCAAGACGATCTTCGTCTACGAGCGCTACCTCTCGCTCGCCGGGTACCAGGTGATCCCCGCGCGCTCGATCGCCGATGCGCGCGCGCTGCTCGCGGAGGTGAACCCGGCCGCGATCGTCCTCGACATCATGCTCGAGGGCGAGACGAGCTGGGAGTTCCTCTCCGAGGTGAAGTCGAGCCCCGCGACGCGCGACATCCCGGTGCTCGTCGTGACGGTGATGAACCGCGAGCAGAAGGCGCGCGCGCTCGGTGCCGACGAGTTCTGGCTCAAGCCGCTCGATCAAGATCGACTGCTGCGCCGGCTCGAGCAGATCCCGAAGCGCGCGGGCCAGGCGAAGGTGCTCGTCATCGACGACGACGAGCGCGCCCGCTATGTCGTGCGGCGGCTGCTCGACGGAACCTCGTTCCAGCTGATCGAGGCAGCGACGGGCCACGACGGCGTGCGCCTCGCGCACGACCAGCAGCCGCAGGTCATCATCCTCGACTTCCTGCTCGAGGAGACTCCGTCGGCCGGTCGCATGACCGCGTTCGACGTGATCGACGCGCTGAAGTCCGATCCGCGCACGCGGCCGATCCCGGTCGTGATCCTCTCGTCGCACGCGCTGGGGGATGCGGAGCGCCAGCGCCTGGCCCAGACGACCGAGTCGATCCTCTCCAAGGAGAACCTCTCGAGAGAGCTGGCGATCCAGCGCATCCGTGATGCTCTCCACAAGGCGGGTATCCACCCGGTTTCGAACCCGGGACACGGGGGCTAG
- a CDS encoding 3-oxoacyl-ACP reductase: protein MSDVLLEIAKRPVARNLVQRIGLPSPVPEPLRRAEGAWREQELAGLDAVIALHGPMSDVVAQVLRGAGARVLSEAPSEGKIGALVVDATGLTRVADLRSLYDALHAPVAKLARSGRVIVIGRAPESMGSPEAAAAQQALDGFVRSVAKEVGRRGATANLVVVGEGAEERARGVIVFLASARSAFVTAQPFRVTRVAAPLAGEIACARSLHGKVALVTGAARGIGAATARLLAAEGARVVLLDRPDDERETLAVARSIGGSTISADITDPDAPARIARAITESHGGLDIVVHNAGITRDRTLAKMSTKEWDQAVDVNLGAVVRITDALAKGPLRDGGRVILLSSIAGLAGNVGQSNYAASKSGIAGLARALAPQLASRGITVNAIAPGFIETRLTAAIPLMIREAGRRLAALGQGGEPDDVAHAITFLATPHAHGLTGQVLRVCGGALVGA, encoded by the coding sequence ATGAGCGACGTACTCCTGGAGATCGCGAAGCGCCCGGTGGCGCGCAACCTGGTGCAGCGCATCGGGCTTCCATCGCCCGTTCCCGAGCCGCTCCGTCGGGCCGAAGGTGCATGGCGCGAGCAGGAGCTCGCCGGGCTCGACGCGGTGATCGCGCTGCACGGGCCGATGTCCGACGTCGTCGCGCAGGTGCTCCGCGGCGCGGGCGCGCGCGTGCTGTCCGAGGCGCCGAGCGAAGGAAAGATCGGCGCGCTCGTGGTCGACGCGACGGGCCTGACGCGCGTCGCCGATCTGCGCTCGCTCTACGATGCGCTGCACGCACCGGTCGCGAAGCTCGCGCGCTCGGGGCGCGTGATCGTGATCGGTCGCGCGCCGGAGTCGATGGGCTCTCCCGAGGCCGCCGCTGCGCAGCAGGCGCTCGACGGGTTCGTGCGCAGCGTCGCGAAGGAGGTCGGACGCCGCGGCGCCACTGCGAACCTCGTGGTGGTCGGCGAGGGCGCGGAGGAGCGCGCGCGTGGCGTGATCGTGTTCCTCGCGAGCGCGCGCTCGGCGTTCGTGACCGCGCAGCCGTTCCGCGTCACGCGCGTCGCCGCGCCGCTCGCCGGCGAGATCGCTTGCGCGCGCTCGCTCCACGGCAAGGTCGCGCTGGTCACCGGCGCGGCGCGCGGCATCGGCGCGGCGACCGCGCGCCTGCTCGCCGCCGAAGGCGCGCGCGTGGTGCTCCTCGATCGCCCCGACGACGAGCGAGAGACGCTCGCGGTCGCGCGTTCGATCGGCGGCAGCACCATCTCGGCCGACATCACCGATCCCGACGCGCCGGCGCGCATCGCGCGCGCGATCACGGAGTCGCACGGCGGTCTCGACATCGTGGTGCACAACGCGGGCATCACCCGCGATCGCACGCTCGCGAAGATGTCGACGAAGGAGTGGGATCAGGCCGTCGACGTGAACCTCGGCGCGGTGGTGCGCATCACCGACGCGCTCGCGAAGGGCCCGCTGCGCGACGGCGGTCGCGTGATCCTGCTCTCGTCGATCGCGGGGCTCGCCGGCAACGTCGGGCAGAGCAACTACGCCGCGTCGAAGTCCGGCATCGCGGGCCTCGCGCGCGCGCTCGCGCCGCAGCTCGCGTCGCGCGGCATCACGGTGAACGCGATCGCCCCGGGCTTCATCGAGACGCGCCTCACCGCCGCGATCCCGCTGATGATCCGCGAGGCCGGCCGTCGTCTCGCGGCGCTCGGACAGGGCGGCGAGCCCGACGACGTCGCACATGCGATCACGTTCCTCGCCACGCCTCACGCGCACGGCCTGACCGGCCAAGTGCTGCGCGTGTGCGGTGGCGCGCTCGTCGGTGCGTGA